The genomic segment aaaaaaatgagacgaatagatcagactgaagtgaaacaaacgaagttttattacagaattctggagaggttacaaacagagaacatgcatcatggatctcccaagtaagctctgacctcccaatgtgttctgactccttttgtACCCTGAAGCTGattatgtgtgtgcatataagctgaacctaaatgtgtacatgttcctgtttagtGGGTGCAATGTGTGGTGTACCATATATGGATgtgaaaacctcatgttctaatGAAAACCTCATATGCTAACAGTTAAGCGCAGACCTACTTCAATTTCTGGCCTTGGCCGGTTTCCTGTTATTGTGtacatctctgcatgtttgtcacatacTGTCTGTTTTTCGCCTGCCCTGCCATGCAAATGTCCTAACGCTTTAACGCTAAGTGCGAGTTAACgccttctgatattaatgcCTAAAAGTATGCtgctacaaatattaatgcttaaaactatgctactaaaaatattaatgcttaaaactATGCTActacaaatgtaaaaatccacacatagcacacaatttaaggtggcacagaatgtAAGgtggaactctctttaagggCGCACTGAAATTAAGGTGGCAGAGAATTTAACGTGGAACTTtatttaaggaggcacagaatgcAAGGTGGAACTTTacttaaggaggcacagaatgcAAGGTGGAACTGCAGTTAGCATATCACAAAATTTAATGTGGCACAGGATATAAGTTGGTACACttaaattaaggtggaactgcaattaacatagcactaaatttaagttggaacaaattttaaggtggaacttagtttaaggTAACCCTAAAATTAACGTAGAactaaatttaaggtgaaacTTCATTCATGGTAACATCTAGTAAATTACTATCCACCACGGATACTGCAGCTTTTGATTAACAACGTTTTGGCAACATTTTAACAGCTTTCAACAGTATTCGACTACAGTATTTTAACgttttaatgtaattaactggctttttcaagccaacttaaaagttcgttcacaaactttcccttTCTACTTGGAATTGTCTTTTTATAGCAAAGGGATAGCATTCATTGCTAATAGCCTGTTGTAAGTTTTTATTGCTACATCCATcatctaacatcaaataatgccAAATGTATAGTGTTGATACATTTTGAGTGAATCTTGAATGCTGCAGAATTTGAAGTAACAGCATTAACAACTACAAAACACTGTTTaggttgtaaaaagcactatagtCAAGAACAGTGCCATAAACATCCATCAAATAACATATTGACCATGTATCTAGTGCTGGGCTTGGCAACCCagatgttaagaagagacattttgccctttaaacaaaaataaaggcacctacggagccacaacattttatgtccgttttaccatcttggttgTAAACCTGTCTCAGTATGTGCCGATGTACTAATACaggataaaaaatataatattaaccAAAATGCTCTGCTTTAAGGTTTAGCACAACTATAGCCTCAACTTTTCTTGCATCACTGGCAGGAAACAAAAGCAGAAGAGTTTctagtaaaatgtctctcagcattGCTAACGTGATGTAGCACCATCAAAATCACAACTGACCTTTTAAAGATTGATGTAGGAATCCAAATCCAAAGACTACTTGTAtccaaaagaaatatttttaaccATTTGAGTTTTAACAAAACTTTAACCATTTGAGTTTTTACAAAAGTCTgtgttaaattttaaataacCTTTGTTGAATGAACTACAAGACGTAGGTTTTTAACCAGTGTCCATTTTCATCTACTTATGACCATGGAAGTAGCAACACCTCCGGAACAAGTAGTCCTGTGAATAAATTGAACATTATCACCCTGCTggttggaccaaaagaaagaatCCTTTCAGCCTTAGAATGCATTTCTTGTAGAAAAATACACTGACATCCATTGtttttacacagtaaaaaagACCTCTCTTTTCAGATTACTTTGAATAGCACAAATGAGCACAAACACTACCATAGAACATATAAATCTAGTACAAGATACATACAAGCCTAGTTTTTCTCAATAATATTGTGAGAGCTTAAATGCTTGAACTTCGTACCAGGCTTTACTAATTAGTTTGTCCcctttccagtcaaataatTTACTCAAATGCTTTCCCTTGTTTATCCCTTGTAGATTTCACTCTCATCCATGACAGAAGTATTTGGGCATGGTTAAAGATTTAGCCAATCACAGAGATGCCTGATGGCCTCTGTGATGAACTGCTTGCTCAGAGTTTTCTTTAAGGTTAGAAAGAGCAttacagacaggcagacagacaggcaggcagacaggcaggcagacaggcaggcagacagacaggcagacagacaggcagacagacaggcagacagacaggcaggcagacaggcaggcagacaggcaggcagacaggcaggcagacaggcaggcaggcagacagacaggcaggcaggcagacagacaggcagacagacagacagacaagaaaATTTTGCAGCCAATAGCAGACTCACAACACAGtgcagtaatagtaataaggttgtaaacaatataacaggaagaataaatattaaaagatcctgcaggcatatatacaaatggAAACATACATCAAAATGTAATAAGATCTATAACCTCAGATGAAAGACACAGTGcagtaatgactgtacaaggagGTACAGGTAACGGCATATAATGACCATACTGAATGAATAAGTATGTGCAGATGTTGGTaccaaaataaagtgtgtagtgtgtcgtgtagatgtgcaagatgcgcaATAAGatatgcagaaagtgcaatatgtgcagcaAGGTGTCCATATGCCCAAATGGATAAAGAAACATAAGATTAAGCATGAGATATAAGACCTATGATTCGTGATTTAACATGAGATTCACAGCCTgatgaagagcctgatggctctggggacaaaggatctcctgaatctgttggttgagcagctctgtgacagcaacctgccactaaacatgctgctcctgtccatgatgatggtgtgcagtgggtggccatcatccgccataatggagagcagtttgtgtaatgttCTTGTCTCAGCCACCTTGtccacagagtccagttccacaccgaccactgaccccgctcacctgaccagcttgtccagtcgcatctcgtttatttttatgcttcctccccagcacaccacagcataaaAAAGACCGCTAGCAACCATGGTCTGATAGAACAACTACAGGAGCTtcctacagatgttaaaggacctccTACAGATGTTAAAGTAGAGCCAGCTTTGACCTTTTCTGTACAGTAATGAgtgaaaaacatttaacataagATAGAAATAAAACATGCCTATAAAAGAGCTGTGTTGTGGTGAAGAGCCTGGCCTTGGCCAACAGATAAATCTTCGAGATGGCATAGTCCcactttccatttttttcacacTGGACAACATGCATTTCTAGTCTTTAATAAACTTAAGTTTAAATATAATAGGTTgtcatgctcaaactactcaaGCACTCTACTGTCTCATGGAAAGAAATACACAGTTAACACCATCATATCACACAATATAGATTATATCACAgtatagatttgttacaggactgCATCaacttttattctttctttccctccaacatccaatccagcattttctgcataTCATCCTGGCATTGGATCGGCATCAAATCTACTTTTGTTGGATTTCACTCGTTGTAATCAGTTGGTGGGGTTTCAGGCCATGAATTATTTGTCCACATTAGTTTATTTGTACAACATTAGAACCAATGAATCATAGTTTCTCTGGTTTTGTGAAATAACTCATTCAGAACAAAGAGGATCAGACAttcatgtgtgttttctgtcatGTTCTTTGCCTCAGGTGGTGAATCTTCTCTGTGGTTTTTGCTAATGGCTTGGCATTGTGTGCTGTGATGCTGTGCTGGAGGATGGCACAGAGAGCCAGCCATGGAGGGACGCATGCCCAGATTTGCCCCCTTCCTAATTCTGTTGGCATTGTCAGGATTTGTACTGCTCATACGCAACATCACCTCAATGGAAGTGAGTACATATTGCAGCATGTTCAGAGCAGAACATGTCCACATGGGGAGGTCTGTGCCAGAGCATGAGTTATTCTAAACTTGACTGTTCTGCTGTATTTATTACTGTACTTTGAATTTGAACCAGTGGATGTAGAAGTTAGTGCCTTAAAGTTTTGGcatcaacaaacaaattaaacagGAGCCAAACCAAAGCATGTTTTCAAGTGATGAAGGCTGTCTCTAAAACCATTTCTGAAACTAAAAAGAGTGGCTTGAACGACAGCTGTAACAAACTATATTTTGGATTACCACAGTATTGGGTGGCAGACTGgaatatttgtttagttttgttctggcatttttaaaatggtgtaaaattgtgttttgtgctttctGGCAAAGGCATTACCACATTAAAAGATCTTCAACTCTTAGTTGCTGCAATCAGTTGATTGTTTCTGGTATAGTTATATTTTGGGATTTGCCTTTCTGTGCCAACACGCTCTCTTAACTTTATCCCTACATTAGATTACAATCACATTAGTGCAATGATGGCACAATGCAGAGGTCGCACCACCCATGCTATTGACTTTTTCAAATAGCTGAATAGAGGTAGATGAGATAAACTAGTATCAAGCAAAGCATGTAATTCCCTAAAAGGTTTTAGGACAgaggtgtccaatcttatccgcaAAGGACCCATGTGGCtacaggttttcactccaaacaagctggagcACACCTGACTCCACTCATTTAATCAGCTGGTCTTAGTCTTCAAACATTTCGTCAGGtgacctcctgctttgttggagtaAAAACCTGCAACCAGACCCctgattggacacccctgttttAGAATCTCTCACCCAGCTCTAACCAGAAGGTAATTGTGATATTACACCATAATATTACCTTAGTCCGACAGCGATATAGTGCTGTGATAGTCTCTAGCATCTCACTGTGACTCATGAGGATAAGTATGTTAGATGATACAtgcatgaatgaataaatgaatgacagAGATATCTCAGCTATGTAGCCAAGTATTAGTCGGTCAGTGTAAAAGGCTGCATTGTGTTTTCATATAGCTTACTCTCACAGATTATTTAAATTGTAATACATGTTGATAGCTTCAAATATTGCATACCtgaaacatactgtacatttctaATTCTGGTGACAGCCCCAAACCTTGTGTATACAAATGTACTGATAATAGCCCAATATTATGAATGTTAGTTTCATGTGATAGAACTGTGGGGTAAGGGTTAGAACTCCAGTGGGTTGCTATCACACTGGCATTTGCTGACTTGGCCTACTGGAGCTAAAATTAGCCATGCCTGCCACATAGCTAATGTATGTCGTTCAATGCCTAGTAGACACAGTTAAATAGAATAGTGGCACTTAATGTTGAAATAGAGCAGTTATGTGTGATTTCAATTCTGAGTGGAAATTTTAATGTTTGAATTCCCTTTGAAAACCATCTATGAGTACTTGGAAACAAAAACTATTGGGCTCCATGTAACCAAGGTCCTCAAGCCATTTTTCAGGTTTGTGAttgcttgtttgtttctgtgaGAAATTCAGCTGTCTCCTCCTTCTTTCTGCTTGCAGAAGCTGAACTGTCAGACAATGTCTGCATTCTACCAAATCCAGAGCAGCATCCACTCAGCCTTTAAAACACCTGAGGCCTTGCTGTCGGTGGAGCTCAACCACACATACTGTGCCCACCTGGGCCAGGAGCCCACTGCAGAGGAGGCCAGAGAAGAGAGTGATCTCCTCAATTCCATTTCCTGGCCTGGACCCCTGGTGCCAGGACTCCCTCTGCGGCTCAGCAGTGACCCTGCCCAAAGCTACTTTGTGATCAGGGGGCcagcagagcagcaggaagGTGGTCAGTTGTTGGTGGACATCTACATGCTGAATTTCATGGGGCAGCCCAAGAAGCATGGGGGAGACTTCCTGGTGGCTCGTCTACATTCACCAGATCTGGGGGCGGGTGTGGTGGGCCAGGTGCATGACCACCGGAATGGTAGCTACACAGTGCTGTTCCCATTGCTGTGGGCAGGAGTGGTGCAGGTGGACCTCACTATGGTGCACCCCAGCGAGGCAGTGGTGGTACTGAAGAGGCTGAGGGAGGAGCAGCCAGACCGGGTATTCTTCAAGAGTGTTTTCCGTTCTGGCTTCCTCTCTGAGACCACTGTGTGCAACCTGTGCCTGCCCCACAAGGAGCAACCTCTCTGCAACTTCACTGACTTGCAAACTGGAGAGCCCTGGTACTGTTACAAGCCCAAAATGTTAGGCTGCGACACTCGAATCAATCATTCAAAAGGAGGCTATAAGAAAAACCTCCTTACAAAAACTGAAGCTCAGTTCTTCCAAAGGTAAGCTGGCAGTGTTCTACagcattttgtaaataaataagacttttattaagtttttatttcagtattctcagaaagaaaaggacaaaTGTCATtgttaacattttaaattttagtTAAAAATACTGGGTTCCTAAAAAATTG from the Pygocentrus nattereri isolate fPygNat1 chromosome 6, fPygNat1.pri, whole genome shotgun sequence genome contains:
- the nxpe3 gene encoding NXPE family member 3 isoform X1 translates to MEGRMPRFAPFLILLALSGFVLLIRNITSMEKLNCQTMSAFYQIQSSIHSAFKTPEALLSVELNHTYCAHLGQEPTAEEAREESDLLNSISWPGPLVPGLPLRLSSDPAQSYFVIRGPAEQQEGGQLLVDIYMLNFMGQPKKHGGDFLVARLHSPDLGAGVVGQVHDHRNGSYTVLFPLLWAGVVQVDLTMVHPSEAVVVLKRLREEQPDRVFFKSVFRSGFLSETTVCNLCLPHKEQPLCNFTDLQTGEPWYCYKPKMLGCDTRINHSKGGYKKNLLTKTEAQFFQSGVNIKVPIHSSGMDNVTVLPAEKGETKMKSNKFTPAGYYYHHSWRPLSGTVMRQFNDSSAITQCLKGKIIYMFGDSTVRQWFEYLNAFVPELKEVNLHSPKNVGPYMAVDSGHSILLSYRCHGPPIRFTSVSSPEMHYVANELDRIRGGSDTVVLVGIWSHFSTFPVEVYIRRLRHIRRAVVRLLDREPATLVVIRTANLQKLDPESSLFNSDWFSQQQDVVLRAMFRGVNVQMLDAWEMTLAHHHPHLLHPPPTIIKNMVDLILSHICPVREKREAPSKRLKHDP